A single Diceros bicornis minor isolate mBicDic1 chromosome 7, mDicBic1.mat.cur, whole genome shotgun sequence DNA region contains:
- the ART5 gene encoding ecto-ADP-ribosyltransferase 5 has protein sequence MMLVALLIALSGLSFHTLWKAQAVPILPLGLAPDTFDDAYVGCTEEMEEKAALLLKEEMAHHALLRESWEAAQETWEHRRRGLTLPPGFKAQHGIAVMVYTNSSNTLYWELNQAVRTGGGSQESYMRHFPFKALHFYLTRALQLLRSSGDCSRGSGEVVFRGIGSLRFEPKRLGDSVRLGQFASSSLDEAVAQRFGNATFFSLRTCFGAPIHALSVFPKEREVLIPPYEVFLVTRFSQDGARSLVTLWSYNQTCSHFNCAYLGGEKRRSCVSVPPGGQPDSPSNRAFSLLSWKTLLLAPGGFLFSEAGP, from the exons ATGATGCTGGTGGCTCTGTTGATAGCTCTCAGCGGCCTGAGCTTCCACACCCTCTGGAAG GCCCAGGCTGTTCCCATCCTGCCCCTGGGCCTGGCTCCAGACACCTTCGATGATGCCTATGTGGGCTGCAcagaggagatggaggagaaggcAGCCCTTCTGCTGAAGGAGGAGATGGCCCACCATGCCCTGCTGCGGGAGTCCTGGGAGGCAGCCCAGGAGACCTGGGAGCACAGGCGTCGAGGGCTCACCCTGCCCCCTGGCTTCAAGGCCCAGCACGGAATTGCCGTCATGGTCTACACCAACTCATCTAACACTCTGTACTGGGAGCTGAACCAGGCCGTGCGGACAGGCGGTGGCTCCCAGGAATCCTACATGAGGCACTTCCCCTTCAAGGCCTTGCATTTCTACCTGACCCGGGCCCTGCAGCTGCTGCGCAGCAGTGGGGACTGCAGCAGGGGATCTGGGGAGGTGGTGTTCCGAGGCATAGGCAGCCTTCGCTTTGAACCCAAGAGGCTGGGGGACTCTGTCCGCTTGGGCCAGTTTGCCTCCAGCTCCCTGGATGAGGCGGTGGCCCAAAGATTTGGTAATGCCACCTTCTTCTCTCTAAGGACTTGCTTTGGGGCCCCTATCCATGCCCTGTCTGTCTTTCCCAAGGAGCGCGAGGTGCTGATCCCTCCCTATGAAGTCTTCTTGGTCACCAGGTTCTCCCAGGATGGAGCCCGGAGCCTAGTGACTCTCTGGAGCTATAATCAGACCTGCAGCCACTTTAACTGCGCCTATCTGGGTG GGGAGAAGAGGCGGAGCTGTGTGTCTGTACCAC caGGGGGGCAGCCAGACTCACCCTCCAACCGGgccttctctctgctctcctggaagACCCTGCTCTTGGCCCCTGGggggttcctgttctcagaagctGGGCCCTGA
- the ART1 gene encoding GPI-linked NAD(P)(+)--arginine ADP-ribosyltransferase 1 codes for MPRVTSNMQTPAMMSLLLVSLGLMEALQAQSHPITRRDLFSKETPLDMAPASFDDQYTGCAAAMTAALPDLNHTEFQANKVYADSWVLASSQWQERQAWGPEWGLSPTHLPPRPPGFRDEHGVALLAYTANTPLHKLFNAAVREAGRSRAHYLHHFPFKTLHFLLTEALQLLGRGQRSPQCHQVFRGVQGLRFRPAGPGATVRLGGFASASLHNVAAQQFGEDTFFGIWTCLGAPIKGYSFFPGEEEVLIPPFETFQVINASRPAQGPARIYLRALGKRSTYNCEYIKDKQCKSGPCRLDNSAMGQGPLSTVWSLLLLLWFLVVGAFPESPGLL; via the exons ATGCCCAGGGTCACCTCCAACATGCAGACTCCTGCCATGATGTCTCTGCTGCTTGTGTCCCTGGGCCTCATGGAAGCACTCCAG gCCCAGAGCCACCCCATCACGCGACGAGATCTCTTCTCTAAAGAAACACCCCTGGACATGGCCCCTGCCTCCTTTGACGACCAGTACACCGGCTGTGCAGCAGCCATGACAGCTGCTCTCCCGGATCTCAACCACACGGAGTTCCAGGCCAACAAAGTGTACGCTGACAGCTGGGTGCTGGCAAGCAGCCAGTGGCAGGAGCGCCAGGCCTGGGGGCCGGAGTGGGGCCTCAGCCCTACCCACCTGCCCCCGCGGCCCCCCGGCTTCCGCGATGAGCACGGGGTGGCCCTCTTGGCCTACACAGCCAACACCCCCCTGCACAAGTTGTTCAACGCAGCCGTGCGTGAGGCGGGCCGCTCCCGGGCCCACTACCTCCACCACTTTCCCTTCAAGACACTCCATTTCCTGCTGACCGAGGCCCTGCAGCTGCTGGGCAGGGGCCAGCGTTCGCCCCAGTGCCACCAGGTGTTCCGAGGGGTGCAAGGCCTGCGCTTCCGGCCAGCAGGGCCCGGGGCCACCGTGAGGCTGGGGGGCTTTGCCTCTGCGTCCCTGCACAACGTTGCAGCCCAGCAGTTTGGTGAGGACACCTTCTTTGGCATCTGGACCTGCCTCGGGGCCCCCATCAAAGGCTACTCCTTCTTCCcgggggaggaggaggtgctgATCCCCCCCTTCGAGACCTTCCAGGTGATCAATGCCAGCAGACCGGCCCAGGGCCCTGCCCGCATCTACCTCCGGGCCCTGGGTAAGCGCAGCACCTACAACTGTGAGTACATCAAAG ACAAGCAGTGCAAGTCTGGGCCCTGCCGTCTGGATAACTCAG CCATGGGTCAGGGCCCCCTTTCTACAGTCTGGTCCCTTCTGCTGCTGCTCTGGTTCCTTGTGGTGGGGGCCTTTCCAGAGAGTCCAGGCCTCCTCTGA
- the CHRNA10 gene encoding neuronal acetylcholine receptor subunit alpha-10 yields the protein MGPRSPRLSLGFSVSSLGLLLLLPLLPGCLGAEGRLAYKLLRDLFTNYTSALRPVADTDQALNVTLEVTLSQIIDMDERNQVLTLYLWIRQEWTDTYLRWDPDAYGGLDAIRIPSSLVWRPDIVLYNKADAQPPASASTNVVLRHDGAVRWDAPAITRSSCRVDVSAFPFDAQRCSLTFGSWTHSGHQLDVRPRGAAASLADFVENVEWRVLGMPARRRVLTYGCCSEPYPDVTFTLLLRRRAAAYVCNLLLPCVLISLLAPLAFHLPADSGEKVSLGVTVLLALTVFQLLLAESMPPAESVPLIGKYYMATMTMVTFSTALTILIMNLHYCGPSAHPVPAWARALLLGRLARGLCVRERGEPCGKSRPPESPPSPQPPEGGAGPPASPCHEPRCLCRQEALLHHVATIANTFRSHRAAQRRHEDWKRLARVMDCFFLGIFFSMALVMSLLVLVQAL from the exons ATGGGGCCCCGGAGCCCCCGCCTCAGCCTCGGCTTCTCTGTCTCCAGCCTGGGACTTCTGCTCCTGCTCCCACTCCTTCCAG GGTGCTTGGGAGCTGAGGGCAGGCTGGCTTACAAGCTGCTCCGGGACCTCTTCACCAACTACACAAGTGCCCTGAGACCTGTGGCAGACACAGACCAGGCTCTGAACGTGACCCTGGAGGTGACGCTGTCCCAGATCATCGACATG GATGAGCGGAACCAGGTGCTGACCCTGTACCTGTGGATCCGTCAGGAGTGGACAGATACCTACCTACGATGGGATCCCGATGCCTATGGTGGCCTGGATGCCATCCGCATCCCCAGCAGTCTCGTGTGGAGGCCAGACATCGTGCTCTATAACAA GGCGGACGCCCAGCCGCCAGCCTCGGCCAGTACCAACGTAGTCCTGCGGCACGACGGCGCCGTGCGCTGGGACGCGCCGGCCATCACACGCAGCTCGTGCCGCGTGGACGTGTCGGCCTTCCCGTTCGACGCGCAGCGCTGCAGCCTGACGTTCGGCTCGTGGACGCACAGCGGGCACCAGCTGGACGTGCGCCCGCGCGGCGCCGCCGCCAGCCTGGCCGACTTCGTGGAAAACGTGGAGTGGCGCGTGCTGGGCATGCCAGCGCGGCGGCGCGTGCTCACCTACGGCTGCTGCTCTGAGCCCTACCCGGACGTGACCTTCACGCTGCTGCTGCGCCGCCGCGCCGCCGCCTACGTGTGCAACCTGCTGCTGCCCTGCGTGCTCATCTCGTTGCTCGCGCCGCTCGCCTTCCACCTGCCTGCCGACTCGGGCGAGAAGGTGTCGCTCGGCGTCACCGTGCTGCTGGCGCTCAccgtcttccagctgctcctcgCCGAGAGCATGCCGCCGGCCGAGAGCGTGCCACTTATCG GGAAGTACTACATGGCCACTATGACCATGGTCACCTTCTCCACAGCGCTCACCATCCTCATCATGAATCTGCATTACTGTGGTCCCAGTGCCCACCCAGTGCCAGCCTGGGCTCGGGCCCTCCTGCTGGGACGCCTGGCACGGGGCCTGTGTGTGCGAGAACGAGGGGAGCCTTGTGGGAAGTCTAGGCCACCCGAGTcacctcccagcccccagcctcctgagggaggggctggccccccagcaaGCCCTTGCCATGAGCCGCGGTGTCTGTGCCGTCAGGAAGCCCTACTGCACCATGTAGCCACCATTGCCAACACCTTCCGTAGCCACCGGGCTGCCCAGCGCCGCCATGAGGACTGGAAGCGCCTGGCCCGTGTGATGGACTGCTTCTTCCTGGGCATCTTCTTCTCCATGGCCCTGGTCATGAGCCTCCTGGTGCTGGTGCAGGCCCTGTGA